From Daucus carota subsp. sativus chromosome 6, DH1 v3.0, whole genome shotgun sequence:
tgcaatcttcctacagatttcttacagacctgtaaaggttcgacaaatttagccatccataggaggttggctaaatttatagacaacaggtcactgtggttggagtgtgaatttttgaagtggttggctaaattttttatttttggcatgacaactcatcttttagctaaagggtcttcatggttggagatgctcttacacttAAATCAGTAAGGTCAACAATAGCGTATTAGCATCTAATTGAAGAGGTGAAAAATACTTCGACGACACTCTTGTGATGTGTATTGTAAGAAGGGTGATGGGGAGTATCATAGGATAGTTCGGAGTGGTTCAGCATTGCAAGAGGATGAGTTAGGCATAGTACCCGTTTCACTTGGGAAATACTGTCCAACTTTATAAAGTTTACTAGTAatatggatttggtttggttttggttgattaatatggatttggtttggttttcgATCCAAAACCAAATATTAaccatattataaaaaatatggatCTAACTTGGTTTGGTTTTATATGGATGTGGATGGAAATATGGATCATCCATATttgtgttaaaattttaaaagtatatgTGGTTACCTTTTTAATTAGAGTTTTATCTGTATCAAAAACTTactgttaaaaaaaattttaactcataaataatttataatattataaaatattaaaatcttacAGAGGTTAAGGATCTGTAgctcatattaaattttattaagaaaCTAAATTCATATGAAGCTTGAATATTGAAAAGCAAAAAGTGACAATTAAAGGCAAACAAAAACCCgtgtataatataataaaataaaacaacgACGGCGAAATCTTGAGCGTGGTAGTATGTGCAGTATAATGAGATACAGAGGGAGAAATCTGGTTACAAAAATGGTTATCACATGTTTCAGTCcatatttagaagaaaaaaggTGATTCAAATCCTAACCAAAACCATTTTGAAAgtgtgattttttgatgaaCTATATTTGAAAATGTGGCTTGGTTTGGTCTGGTTTTGCAGTTTTAAATCCATTTTGCCAGGTCTAAAGTTTACTGTAGTATCTTTATCTCTGTATACCTAATGCCTGGACAGTACAAATTATAGTCTTTGTGCAGCTAAAAGGGATAACAAAAACGTAAAGCATGAAGGGTGTAAGAGGGTGCAGTGTTGGCTGTATAAAAACTGAGATGACCAAGGTGCACAGGTTCTGCTTCTCGTGTTTCAACTGACCAATATTAGTTCTGGTAAGGCCAACACAAgcttaaacaaaaaatatataaaaataaaaaataaaacaagattTAGAAACTTAAAACAGGTGAATATATATGAGTCTAATGTACAACAATACTATAATTTGGTAGTCAAACTCCAAATGTAACAGCaacaatcatttaaaattattctgAACTTAAAACaacatttaatttttgaaagttatttaaaaaccagaaatagaaagaaaaaataAGGGAACATTCATGCAGACAGGGAACCATAACCGGGTGACCTCGGAGTTTCAAACCACATGTCACGGCAACTGGATACTGGATATAGAACATCTTAACTATTAAGTTACATACTAAAAGACATCAGGATGAAAATGCCCCGGGAGGGAGTTGCTTTGCTGAGCCTGCTTGAGGTGCAATGTCAGAGCATAGTTGTTAACCTGGTGtaatcaaacatataaaataaaaagtttgATCAGACTCGAAGTGTATTTCTAATCATTCAGAACATTAAACATGAAACAGACCTTggtcaaaaacaaaaaacatgaaATAGACCATCCTACTGCATAGATAAACTAATATATGAACATGTCACTGAAGGGGATGCCTTGTCCCTGACACTCTGtcttaatagatttttttaaaatttttattgaacAGCCTTTGGAGATCCATTACCAGGAAACACATTTACACAAGTGCCTCCATCAAGTTCGGAAAATCCCAACTTAATACCTCTAATAGTATCTTAAACATTTTGCTCCAAATTATTCCTTTGATGTTGAGGGAAGGTGTGCCCTGCTGCTTTCTCCTATAAGTTTCATTGCACCCAACTACCCAAGTaactatttatcaaaaaaaacaaaaaactaccCAACTGGTTATTACTTGCTTGTActtttgttcaaaattatatatggtGAAAACCATAAAGACGCTGGAACGACCTAGCTCCCCCCACGCTAACGTCAAGTAGGCATGTCATCAAAACCTGTGTCACTCACACTTTACCACTCAGGTGGCGAAATGCGATTTTCCGAAAATTTGGAAAATGGGGACTATCATGTTCTTAGAGAAGTACGGGACCACAGTATAATTTGTACATAAACAAGTAAACTGAAATTTCCTATAAAAATCAATAACACTCAAATTATACGTGATTTTGTGATGGACATTAAAGAATAGGTGACTTTGCCTCTCTTTTTCCCCCCCTCTTTCTTCCTCCACATCTTTTACCATCACCAGTCCATCTCATATGTGGTCTTTCAGTAATTCGTAGTGTCTATCATTCATTAATATCTATATATTGCATGCTTAAACATACATAATAATTTGATAGTGGGCTGGCTGGCCTTGAGGGTTTATTTGGCTTGCTGGCCTTATGAGTGACCTCAAGTACGAGAGTGATATTATTCTGTAAATGTAGGGGATTGGGCTCAATTATCACAAATATGTCCTGcagttttttattaaaaaatatttatgacttTACAAGTCCCTAAGGTCAAACTCAGGGTCATACTTCTCTTCTATATCAGTATATTGATACATAAGATAAACAGATTATTTGCAACTTAAGAGTCAACAAACATCATACTGATATAATAACAAACTGCCTTTTCTTGTTCATCCTAAAATTCAGCACTAAATTTGTAAAACAATCAGAATGCCTCACGCATATGAGGCACCAGGGCAAAAAAGCAAATGGCATTACAGAATGGACCCCATGACAAACTTTTCCAAGCATATAAAGAGAACAAAATCATTATAAGTAAGCAGaatataaacaatataaaaataagCAGATTGACCTCAAGTGTTCTCAGCTGCTCCTGGTACTGGGACGCCAGCTGCTTTAAGTTATGCAACTCCTGACTCTTACCCTCAAACTCTTTCTGACGCTCATGTTGAATTGAGACCGCCCTCTTCAATATAACGTTTTCCTGAATCAGGGCTTGGAGTTGTTCCTTCAGCAGATTGTTTTCCTGAATACGTAAAACCAAATGTAAGGATACAGACAAAAGATCATAAACAGAAGGCACTTGAAAaccaaaaaaatgaaattaaaagaTGTTATAtgctaataattattaaaagagaaaatataaAGGAACAgcgaatataattatttaaatgcaataaaataaataagccaTATTAAGCAGTTATTAACTGACTACAATCTGAATTAAAAGGACTTGGCAATTAAGCTTCTAAAAAAATAACCATCAACCTGTTGCAGGCCCTTAGCTGTCTCCGCAGTTGCACGAGCACGTATAGATTTCTCTAGGAACTCAAGAGCCCTTGAAGCACGATTTCTTGCATCATTCATGTCAGAGGCACTCCCCATCTCTCTAACAAAAAGTTCCACCCACTCTGCACCGTCCATGGGAGCACTTTGGGTGTTTGATGGATTCTGAGACGATGCATCCTCACCATTTGAAGTTATTGCAACTACAAAATGAACACAGGCTTTTCATATGAAGACTTGAAAAGTAAAGATTTATCCAACATTCACGTACGCACATAGCTATTCCAAA
This genomic window contains:
- the LOC108224983 gene encoding uncharacterized protein LOC108224983 isoform X2 encodes the protein MSAVVCGKRSYFFEDTTSSSPPASKRTCFSSNSPARISPPRSNTVRLLSAAHLDHLAALFPDMDKQLLEKALESCGDDLDAAIKSLTELHLESAIGKFDPVQDANVQAQIPVAITSNGEDASSQNPSNTQSAPMDGAEWVELFVREMGSASDMNDARNRASRALEFLEKSIRARATAETAKGLQQENNLLKEQLQALIQENVILKRAVSIQHERQKEFEGKSQELHNLKQLASQYQEQLRTLEVNNYALTLHLKQAQQSNSLPGHFHPDVF
- the LOC108224983 gene encoding uncharacterized protein LOC108224983 isoform X1, which translates into the protein MSAVVCGKRSYFFEDTTSSSPPASKRTCFSSNSPARISPPRSNTVRLLSAAHLDHLAALFPDMDKQLLEKALESCGDDLDAAIKSLTELHLESAIGKFDPVQDANVQAQIPVAITSNGEDASSQNPSNTQSAPMDGAEWVELFVREMGSASDMNDARNRASRALEFLEKSIRARATAETAKGLQQENNLLKEQLQALIQENVILKRAVSIQHERQKEFEGKSQELHNLKQLASQYQEQLRTLEVNNYALTLHLKQAQQSNSLPGHFHPDVF